TTACTTCCGACACTCTCCCAGCTTACatccgcctccacctccattccCAGCTTTTAAAGCAGTTCCGCAATCCGGAGAGACATGATCTCCGCTCCATCCTCGAAAGTGGGTGGGGAGGAGCAGTGCTGAGTATGGTAGAGTACCTTGAAACCACCCTAACTGAAGTGATGGAGAATCCTCCGGATGTAGGAGAGGTGACAAAGTATCTCGTAccaaaagtggaggagattgtACCGCGAACAGAGAAGGATAtgcagcagaagaagaggcagaaatctcagaaggagaggggtGAGAGAAGAACCCCAacgaaggaggatgaagagagaataaagaggaagaggcaggagaTGTTGGATCATCCAGAatatgggaagatgatgcgTGATAGGATGAGTTTACCCGCGTGGCAGGAAAAAGATAACATCACAGGAACTCTGAAGGATAGTAGAGTTTTGGTCGTCGTTGGAGAAGTGAGTTATTTaacttctcttttttttttactaACTTGAAAAGATGTGCTGATAATCTGTAAGACTGGTTGTGGTAAAAGGTATTTGAAAAGGACCGCGTACTATCATTTCCCATTAACTGACAAGCGATCCGTAGTACTCAGCTCCCTCAATTCATCCTCGACCACGAAATATCCTCTGGCCGCGGCGCCTCCGCCAATATCATCGTCACCCAACCCCGTCGTGTAGCCGCCATGGGCGTCGCCTCTCGTGTCGCTCAAGAACGTATGGAAGACCTCGATAAATCCCCTGTAACGGGTACAGTCGGTTACGCTATCCGTGGTGAACGGCGAACAGGGCCAGATACCAGACTCTTGTTCTGCACAACTGGTGTAGTACTCAGGCGGCTGGGCAGTGGGGATCCGGATTTAAAAGGGGTCAGTCATGTGGTTGTGGATGAAGCGCATGAGAGAGGGGTGGATACGGATTTGTTGATTTGCTTGTTGAGGGATCTGTTGGAAAGGAATAAGACGATCAAGGTTATTTTGATGTCTGCTACCATCAATGGTAAGTCTCAGGCGTCCGCGGCCAGGTAGTGCACATTCGCAAGGTGGCTAACAATGTGATGTCCCTTTAGAGCAAATATTTATCGGTGAGTAATTTGACACCATCCGTCAAAGGAGGTATATTGATTTGTCAATAGACTATTTCGGTGGATGTCCTAGCTTGAAGATCCCAGGTTTCACCCATCCTGTAAAGGATTAGTAAGTGAcaatctctttcacttCGATGACTCAGCTTATTCCGTTGGTACTAGCTACCTTGAAGACATCATATCCCACTTACACTATTCTCCTACACCTTCTCGCTTTGGACCCCGCCAAAGTGAAGAACAAAAAGCGACTATTCGTGCCGAATTTGCCAAATTAAGTCTTTCCCCCGATTCTCAGCGCGCCTTGGAAATTCTCTCTGCTTCGGATCGTATAGACTACTCACTCGTGGCCGCTGTCGTTAAGCACATCGTCAACAACGCTACTTCTCCCGATGGGGCCATTTTGATCTTTATGCCCGGTGTGATGGAAATTCGTCAGTGCATTAGTGAACTGCAGTCAGCTTCCTTGGGATCAGTAGAGATCATGCCCCTCCATGCCAACCTCTCAAGTGCTGAACAGCGAAGAGTCTTCCTCCCTACCAAACCGAAGCGAAAGATTGTCGTGGCTACAAACGTCGCAGAGACGTCTGTTACCATTCCGGATGTGATTTACGTAGTTGATGGAGGGAAAGTCAAGGAGACGCAGTATGATGCTGAGAACGGGATGCAAAAGCTAGTTGAATGTTGGACAAGTCGAGCGTCGGGTAGACAACGAAGAGGTCGTGCAGGTCGAACGCAACCGGGAGAGGTAAGTAAAATACCTTCCTATCAAGGTCTGGGATGTGCCAGCTGACAAAAAGCCAATAAGTGTTACAAGCTTTATACTCGACGAACTGAGAATAACAATATGCCTCGCTTCCCCGTTCCTGAAATCCTTAGAACACCTTTGGAGGCCCTATTCTTACAGGTCAAGGCTATGAATGAGGATACGGATGTAAAGGCGTTCTTGAGGTGCGTTCCTATCGTCATCTACTGCAAACAGCTTCTAACGCTATGGATCACAATAGCAAAGCGATTGATCCACCGAAATTGGATGCTATCAATGCTGCATGGCAGACACTTCAGGATCTTGGTGcggttgaaggagaagaccaTAAGAGTCGCCTTACCGCCCTTGGTAGACATGTGAGTAAAGGTTTAATCATCCACTCCGACGTTTGGGTGGCTAATATCGTGCATTCGTAGATGAGCGCTATTCCTGTAGACTTGCGTCTGGCTAAAATGCTTGTTCTTGGTACGATCTTTAAATGTTTGGACCCGAGTGAGTCGACTTCTACTCAGCCCATTTAGAAAATCCCTGAGGCTAAACCAATTGATCCCAGTCCTGACAATTGCGGCCTTGCTGTCATCGAAACCTctcttcacctctcctATCGACAAACGTGACGAAGCAAAGAAAGCCCGGGAGTCTTTTGCTTGGGCTAGATCTGACTTGCTCACCGACATGAGAGCGTATGATGCGTGCATGgatgtgaggaagaagggcggcAGCCATGGCGCCGTCAGGCAGTTCTGCGAACAAAACTTTATCTCTCCCACCACTCTTCGAGATATCGCCTCCCTTCGATCCGACTTCCTTTCagccctttcttctctcggATTCAtggcctcttcatcaaacgCGGCAGAGCTTGCCAAATATAATGTGAACGCCAAGGTGGACAATCTCGTGAAGGGAGTTGTCGTCGGCGGCCTTTATCCGCGAGTTGTCAAGGTTGTCATGCCAAAAGCTCAGTTCGAGAGAGTGCAGCAGGGAACAGTGCAAAAGGACGTAAGTAAAGTCACCAGTCAAAAAATCAAACCCTTCTCAAATGGTAAGCTGATCCACGACTGTTAATGAATAGCACGAAGCGAAAGAGGTCAAGCTCTACGATCAGTCTGGTCGTGTATTCATTCATCCCAGCTCTGTCCTGTTTACGGAATCCGGTTTCAAGTCAGGATACTTGACCTACTTTTCAAAGGCTGAGACAAGTAAAGTTTTCTTGAGAGATGCCACAGAGGTAAGCCGCCTTAGTTTTCAGTATCTTGCTGGTCCTACGCGACTCAAATGAGTAATGCTAATGAACGTATATTGAAGGTGCCGCTTTATGGACTTCTGCTTTTCGGAGGCAACATCACAATCAACCACTGGGCTGGAGGAATTATGCTTGGTACAGACGGCCATGTCAAGATACGAGCAAACACGCGTATAGGTGTTTTATGTTCTCAATTGAGGTATGtcttctttcacttcaTCTTGTTTATGTATTCAAGATCTTGTTCAAAGATACTAACATGCACTGTCCAACAGACGACTTCTTGACGCGCAGTTGTCTGAGCAGATTGAGTCGCCTCATGCTGCAGATTTGACTGGTCACGAGGAGGTAGCACAGGCAATGTTGGCATTGCTGCAGCGGGATGGATTATCCATGTAGTAGACTTCAAATAGCAAATTTTACACAACCTTGCATCAACCTTACATTCCCTGTACATGGGACCAACAAATATTGAGAATGGGTCATGCATTACCAGACATCAAAAGACCTACAAAGTATAAGAAAACATGAAAAGATGAATCCGAACCCAAGACAGAAATTGAGGAAAAACACCcttgaaggggaaaaagCACAGCTTTGCGTTCCAGCCCTCTCTAGACACCTATCCTCTGCACGACTCTCCGCATACCTGTATATTTGACaacttccctcttctccaggATGTACAAACACCTTTCTAACGCATGTTGCGAGTACCCTTGGCCCGAAACAAACTCTCTCACTAAACTCTGATAACTCGTAGAATACCCAATTGgtaatctcctcttcagttCCTTTTCAATCCTGTCAATCTCCTCATTAAGCTCTGTGCGGGAGAGACCCTCGACGCCGGAACCGACAGAAACGGCGTGCATGGTGGAAAATTTGAATAGGCGGATAGCTTCTTCGACGTGATGAGGAAGCACGCGGGGGGAGAGGGTGATTTTGGCGAGGGATTCGGAAATTCGGATGATGGCTTCCAATTGACTAcgggaagggagagggttGATTTCAGCATTTGTACGCGTATCTCATAAGTGACTAGGGCAAGGGAAAACTTACCGAACAGTCATGGGAATGGAGCTTCGCTCATCGTTATCACGCTCAACTTGAGCAACTTCTTTTCGCAGACTGACAAAGTGAGAACTGAGCATCTCCGCTGCCTCTCCGCTCAAATTCGGTGCGCATCGCCTAGTTTTCATACCCAACATCAGCACGATGGTTTGATtcggaagagagaaaaatggACTTACGACTTGCAGTATCCAATgtatctcttcatcttttcgaTATCAATCTCTCCTACTGCTTCATTCTCGGTTTGCCTGTTCATATGGATATTCATCACATGCTTGGCAATCGTCCTATCTCTCTGTTCGTTGTGCTCATCTTTAACGATGAAAATCATATCGAATCGAGATAAAATGGTGGTTTGGAAATCAATATTCTCACCCGGGGATTTCATGTCATCATATCGTCCAAAGACGGGATTGGCAGCCGCCAGAACTGAGGTTCGAGAATTGAGAATCGTGGTGATACCAGCTTTTGCGATAGAGATGGTTTGCTGCTCCATAGCTTCATGGATAGCCACCCGATCTTCATCCCGCATCTTGTCAAATTCATCGATACACACAACCCCTCCGTCGGCGAGGACCATAGCACCGCCTTCAAGGAAGAACTCCCTAGTAACGGGATCACGTTGGACGGACGCCGTGAGACCGGCGGCGGAGGAACCTTTGCCTGATGTGTAGACGCTGATAGGGGAGACTTTTTCTACGAATTTTAGGAGTTGGGATTTGGCAGTACCTGGGTCACCAAGGAGGAGAACGTTGATGTCACCTCGAAGACGCATACCATCCGGTAAAATCTTTTTGCTTCCACCCATCAAAAGACAAGTCACGGCTTTTTTGATGTCTGATAGGAGAAAAGACGATCAGTACAGTGCCGACGGATGACACATCTGATGATCTGCTTACCAAGGTTCCCGTAGATGCTAGGAGCGACACTGTTCGCGAATCTTTCATACAAGCCATCACTCTTAGCGAGTTGCTGGaattcctcctcttcttcgggAGTGAAGACACGGAGTCCAGAGCTGGCAGCAGAACTGTCGAGTTCAATGCCAAGCACTCTAAGATAAGGTTGGCGAAGGGCAGGTGCGCCTGACGTCTTTTGCTAAACACGGCGTCTCCATATCAGCGATCTGTCTTTATTAGATGCATAGCAAGTGGATCGCGTACGCTCTTGTGGTTGGGGGCAAAAGTTGAGTAAATACCGGTAGCAATGATTCTCGATCCGGGAACAACCTTGCCTGTCAAATACCTCTCGGCATGAAGCATCATGTGTCGAGGCAGTTCACCAACAGGAACCATATCAGGTGCTTCTTGAAGTTTAATGTTCTGCTGGTCAACAAAACGGCATCGGTCGTGGAGGATAACATAAGGATCAAGGGGGCAATCTTTCCTCTGGCCCTCTGGGGGTTCACTGTGCAGTAACAGCTTTTCGTTAGTTTTGGCAGTTGCAATAAAAGAAATTATAAAACATACGCGTCACACCgtcgaggaagagcggCACGTTCACCCCCGATAGCACCAGAAACTTTGACGTGCTTGACACTTCGACAACCTTTACATTGGAGTGCCAGTTCGGTCGCTCGGGACGACAGTTGTGAAGCATTGATTACAATACCTGGTAACCTGACGAGGGTGGTGAGGGTGTTCGCCTGTGAGTATCGCATTAGTCGAACATATATTCCTCGGATAGTATCGAAAAGTAGTATAAGCGCTTACATTGAGTTGTCGGAATTGTAAAAGGTTCATTCCAGACTTGATGGCCACCTGCATATCAGGCACCTCCTCAGCGGCCAAACTGGGTTGACCATTCTGAGCTCGTTCGCGTTCCCGTTCTCTGTCTGTTTCACTCGTCGGACGAACTAAATCACGAGCATATTTCAAGAGTGCCGCTTCCAACTATTTTGATCTGCATCAGCACTTGGGATACGCACAAAAGCTCGTGAAGAACAAGCGATATTCAAATAAATATATAAAAACTCACTAAAGGAATCATCTCTCCTGGTTTCTCCTGCACCTTCTGCGCCAATTCTTCATTCCATACCACAAGGTCTCGCAAGTCAACTTCCAAAGTGTGGTGTTTCAGAAGCAACGCTGATCGGAGAGCGTCGCGGTACGTCCACTGATCTTCAATACGGAAGCCATGAAGGAAGTCGTAGAAGAGTCGTTCAATTTCAGAGGGGGCGTTTTGCTGCTCTGCACCTTCGAGGACGCCAACGGACCAGATGcgaccttcttccattgTTGCTTGTTTGGATTTATGCGGAAGTcaaggatgaaagagatAATGGAGGTAGAAATGAAGAATCTCTCTTGAGGAACCTGAATTCAATTTACGCGTCGAACGCGTTCGCGACGTTAACTTTGTCAGATCATATCTAATCCCTCACTTTGCTCGCACAAAAATCCGCCTCCTTGCCCCGGATGGGACATTACTTAATTATTTATTCGTAAAAATCGGCGACCGCCACTATGAGGACAGCTCTCGGGTTCAACCAGAGAACGAACTGTTTGATCaacggaaagaaggaatgggataaTGTCGCATATTCAATAAGATATTTTATTTACGCATCTGTTTTTATCGAACCTAGATCAGTCAGCAAAAGCCTTAAATGTTCCGCACAGTGCGATTCTTACTCACTGTTTACTAGACCAGTATGAGCCAAACTAACAACAGTCAATCCGGATCCGCCAGACGGCCTAAATCATTGCCACCCAGACTGCCTGACGATATTTACAACACTCCCATGAGGGATCTTTTGGAAGTGGAGCGCCCTCCCCCCCCCTagtgatgaggaatgggataCAGCTGGACTACTGCTTTGAAAAGTTTATGCATCCAAGATTCGATGGGGACGCCGGCTACACTATTGAACTCAGCTGCAATCTCATAAGACGTATTAGAACTCGCACACTCCACCCTCGTAGCCTCACGTTTTGTGTTGCAGTTGGTCTTGTGCCGGAAATGCCATTGTCTCTCTCTGTGTCAGCAACGATGAGGACTCCATATTCGGAAACAAAAGCAAACGCAACAGTCGACAAATGGATGCCGAAAACGGAGGCGgcagaagagcaagaggaggaggaggatggggtttgggtttgggtggCATCCAGCCAGGCATCTGGAATGTCTGCGGGCTGTACGttactctttttctttttcttatTTTTTTAGCAACGACAGTAAGAAGTATATATCATTGACGACAACAAAGACATGCAGCCATCCACAAGCCAGGTTAAGTCTAGACTGCGACATCCTATCTACGGCGGGGCAACCGACGCCCCGATCTTGTGATTGAAGTTAGATGCTTCCACACTGATGGCAGTAAATCCACATCTATCCCCTTTACGATCGAAATCAAAGCTTTTCCTTTGAGTGATTCTGGTCATCCACAATCCGAATTGGTGGCCGATAAAGCTTTCGTAAAGGGTCTGAATCAGACGGCAATGTATACGCTGgtgggatgggagatgTTTCGATGTCGTCGCGGTCTCTTCGTTTGTGGGCCGGCTTTTTGCAGGGTCTTTGTGCTCGATGATAATGCTCTTGCAGTTGAAGCGGCATCACCTCCCCCCTCTTTGTCTACCCTCAGTGTGCCTtcgttcttttctccataCGATTACGGTTCAATGCCGCATAGCCTTATATCCCCTCTCGCCAATGAACAGTCGGTCTCGTCCCCTCTGCTCAGATATGGCCCTCGTTACACAGTCAAACCCCTCTTCTGTCGTCTTTTGGAATCATTCATTCAAGGCATTGTGGAAAGAACCCTTGTCCAAACCGTTGGCGAGGTTTCAGGCGGCCAGACATAAGAGATAGACATTGGCTCACTGTAGCTTTCCACCCAGATATAGCCTTTGCAAGGTTGAGTCCCGCGTCCAACCGACTGGATTTGGTTGCCCATGCTCGTGCTAGTGCCACCATCAGCAAAATAGCCAACTCTGATGCAGGCCGGGAAAAAGGCTAGCTCTGGGAAGGGTCCTTATTTGGAAATGAGTAAGAATAGAAAAGATCGGTGTGGCGGGGGCGGCGAACACAATCGTGAGTGCTTGATCTGTTTGGTTTGACCATATAACCATGTAACCATGTACTAATCTTGAATCTAAGGGCTCAAAGATTGGCTGGAGACCCTTCGGCAGGCTGAGAAACCCACTGACATCTCAAGCAATGGGGCATCATCACCCAACCCAACCATCGAAGACATAGCTGACCTGGACGCAAATGAGTACCACCATTTACATATAGCTACCCTCCTGCCCGATTTGTTCCACATCTTTcctctcatcttcgtcatccgACGCGCATTTGCCATTCACACCTATGTCGTCTCATACCCCATTGCGGTTGGCCCAGCCCTCCGCTGTTACTCACTCTTCAACTTAGTAATGTGGGTTACTCCAAGGAAAAT
This DNA window, taken from Cryptococcus deuterogattii R265 chromosome 3, complete sequence, encodes the following:
- a CDS encoding ATP-dependent RNA helicase A, translating into MAPKRRPANVVRSGNAGNSSKPTPKDKEKDAKSSTPDNAPFGTFKDGTPRPPPLFPAGYKSPVTILNEKCQKMGWEKPVVESFQNRGSNPQTYTGSVTLRKRVSKNVYNLDEVRLIPHQPLKIESAAEAKHYAATYALFRFCSHLPMSMTLPPSIRPYWSELTAEKAAAPAHRSWEYNPDPFAAKKEVADRQEKRKEKEEKDKEVTLSRESKTAKEAKGSGGRGWDDAPEVKMAASLREMVEGTVRKMMQQFPSAVLEASRDAASTVSTAPSGVSTPALDLSTLQTQLTTLAFRPSHITSCLSAICSATARLKSSSSSSTNDPLVLALSILSPLEAAIEWLLLHVPEDDLPGRYRPSSSSADFITGASAKTSGKDALVKGWLTDKLVKQAGFPRKAVEKMLVTEERETVALDMLGRRLCGWESGEDGWGVEEYGDGWTGDEKEREERQQHREEEIMALQAVLGERYEETSANSFTIHIGQEVTGGKDSLALHIIFDDASPYPSASHPTHAPAFYLTSDTLPAYIRLHLHSQLLKQFRNPERHDLRSILESGWGGAVLSMVEYLETTLTEVMENPPDVGEVTKYLVPKVEEIVPRTEKDMQQKKRQKSQKERGERRTPTKEDEERIKRKRQEMLDHPEYGKMMRDRMSLPAWQEKDNITGTLKDSRVLVVVGETGCGKSTQLPQFILDHEISSGRGASANIIVTQPRRVAAMGVASRVAQERMEDLDKSPVTGTVGYAIRGERRTGPDTRLLFCTTGVVLRRLGSGDPDLKGVSHVVVDEAHERGVDTDLLICLLRDLLERNKTIKVILMSATINEQIFIDYFGGCPSLKIPGFTHPVKDYYLEDIISHLHYSPTPSRFGPRQSEEQKATIRAEFAKLSLSPDSQRALEILSASDRIDYSLVAAVVKHIVNNATSPDGAILIFMPGVMEIRQCISELQSASLGSVEIMPLHANLSSAEQRRVFLPTKPKRKIVVATNVAETSVTIPDVIYVVDGGKVKETQYDAENGMQKLVECWTSRASGRQRRGRAGRTQPGECYKLYTRRTENNNMPRFPVPEILRTPLEALFLQVKAMNEDTDVKAFLSKAIDPPKLDAINAAWQTLQDLGAVEGEDHKSRLTALGRHMSAIPVDLRLAKMLVLGTIFKCLDPILTIAALLSSKPLFTSPIDKRDEAKKARESFAWARSDLLTDMRAYDACMDVRKKGGSHGAVRQFCEQNFISPTTLRDIASLRSDFLSALSSLGFMASSSNAAELAKYNVNAKVDNLVKGVVVGGLYPRVVKVVMPKAQFERVQQGTVQKDHEAKEVKLYDQSGRVFIHPSSVLFTESGFKSGYLTYFSKAETSKVFLRDATEVPLYGLLLFGGNITINHWAGGIMLGTDGHVKIRANTRIGVLCSQLRRLLDAQLSEQIESPHAADLTGHEEVAQAMLALLQRDGLSM
- a CDS encoding minichromosome maintenance protein 5 (cell division control protein 46) — translated: MEEGRIWSVGVLEGAEQQNAPSEIERLFYDFLHGFRIEDQWTYRDALRSALLLKHHTLEVDLRDLVVWNEELAQKVQEKPGEMIPLLEAALLKYARDLVRPTSETDRERERERAQNGQPSLAAEEVPDMQVAIKSGMNLLQFRQLNANTLTTLVRLPGIVINASQLSSRATELALQCKGCRSVKHVKVSGAIGGERAALPRRCDAEPPEGQRKDCPLDPYVILHDRCRFVDQQNIKLQEAPDMVPVGELPRHMMLHAERYLTGKVVPGSRIIATGIYSTFAPNHKSQKTSGAPALRQPYLRVLGIELDSSAASSGLRVFTPEEEEEFQQLAKSDGLYERFANSVAPSIYGNLDIKKAVTCLLMGGSKKILPDGMRLRGDINVLLLGDPGTAKSQLLKFVEKVSPISVYTSGKGSSAAGLTASVQRDPVTREFFLEGGAMVLADGGVVCIDEFDKMRDEDRVAIHEAMEQQTISIAKAGITTILNSRTSVLAAANPVFGRYDDMKSPGENIDFQTTILSRFDMIFIVKDEHNEQRDRTIAKHVMNIHMNRQTENEAVGEIDIEKMKRYIGYCKSRCAPNLSGEAAEMLSSHFVSLRKEVAQVERDNDERSSIPMTVRQLEAIIRISESLAKITLSPRVLPHHVEEAIRLFKFSTMHAVSVGSGVEGLSRTELNEEIDRIEKELKRRLPIGYSTSYQSLVREFVSGQGYSQHALERCLYILEKREVVKYTGMRRVVQRIGV